The Streptomyces tendae genome has a window encoding:
- a CDS encoding FadR/GntR family transcriptional regulator gives MSTTGRGLHGRVLDTLGPEITAGEYPPGSVLRTDELAQRFDVSRSVMREVVRVLESMHLVESRRRVGVTVLPACEWNVYDPQVIRWRLAGADRPRQLRSLTVLRSAIEPVAAGLAARNATAEQCAELTECALGMVAHSRGHKLEGYLFHDVAFHRVILTASGNEMFARLGDVVAEVLAGRTHHDVMFEDPDPAAVTLHVQLAAAVRARDAARAEELTREITEGALQELDILAP, from the coding sequence ATGAGCACCACGGGCCGGGGGCTGCACGGCCGCGTACTGGACACCCTCGGCCCCGAGATCACCGCCGGCGAATACCCGCCCGGCAGTGTCCTGCGTACCGACGAGCTCGCCCAGCGTTTCGACGTGTCCCGCTCCGTGATGCGCGAGGTGGTCCGCGTCCTGGAGTCCATGCACCTGGTGGAGTCGCGGCGCCGCGTCGGCGTGACCGTCCTGCCGGCCTGCGAATGGAACGTGTACGACCCGCAGGTCATCCGCTGGCGCCTGGCCGGCGCCGACCGCCCCCGCCAGCTGCGCTCCCTCACCGTGCTGCGCTCCGCGATCGAACCCGTCGCGGCGGGTCTGGCCGCGCGCAACGCGACAGCCGAGCAGTGCGCCGAACTCACCGAGTGCGCCCTCGGGATGGTCGCCCACTCACGCGGACACAAGCTGGAGGGTTACCTCTTCCACGACGTGGCGTTCCACCGCGTGATCCTGACCGCCTCCGGCAACGAGATGTTCGCCCGCCTCGGCGACGTCGTCGCGGAGGTACTGGCCGGACGCACCCACCACGACGTCATGTTCGAGGACCCGGACCCGGCCGCCGTCACCCTGCACGTCCAGCTCGCCGCAGCGGTCCGTGCCCGCGACGCGGCCCGCGCGGAGGAACTCACCCGGGAAATCACCGAGGGCGCCCTCCAGGAACTGGACATCCTGGCGCCGTAG
- a CDS encoding YchJ family protein: MTSRTPCPCGLPETYEECCGRFHGGAAAAPTAERLMRSRYSAFVRQDGAYLLRTWHPRTRPARLDLDPGTRWTGLEILGTEAGSAFHTTGTVTFRASYKGGSLHERSRFERVDGAWVYVDGDFLE, from the coding sequence ATGACGTCTCGCACGCCCTGTCCCTGCGGCCTCCCCGAGACCTACGAGGAGTGCTGCGGCCGCTTCCACGGCGGAGCCGCCGCCGCGCCCACCGCCGAGCGGCTGATGCGGTCGCGGTACTCCGCGTTCGTCAGGCAGGACGGGGCGTATCTGCTGCGGACCTGGCACCCGCGGACGCGGCCCGCCCGGCTCGACCTCGACCCGGGGACGCGGTGGACCGGGCTGGAGATCCTGGGGACCGAGGCCGGCTCCGCCTTCCACACCACCGGCACGGTGACCTTCCGCGCCTCCTACAAGGGCGGCTCCCTGCACGAACGCAGCCGCTTCGAACGCGTCGACGGCGCCTGGGTGTACGTCGACGGCGACTTCCTGGAGTAG
- a CDS encoding M20/M25/M40 family metallo-hydrolase → MSQTDPAKGVTGEDEVVDLCRELIRIDTSNYGDHSGPGERKAAEYVAEKLAEVGLEPQIFESHPGRASTVARIEGEDPSRPALLIHGHTDVVPANADDWTHHPFSGEIADGCVWGRGAVDMKDMDAMTLAVVRERMRSGRKPPRDIVLAFLADEEAGGTYGAKHLVHRHPELFEGVTEAIGEVGGFSFTVNEKLRLYLVETAEKGMHWMRLTVDGTAGHGSMTNDDNAITELCEAVARLGRHKWPVRVTKTVRAFLDELSDALGTELDPEDMDETLAKLGGIARMIGTTLRNSAAPTQLGAGYKVNVIPGQATAHVDGRFLPGYEEEFLADLDRILGPRVRREDVHSDKALETDFDGRLVDAMQTALSAEDPIARAVPYMLSGGTDAKSFDDLGIRCFGFAPLKLPPELDFAGMFHGVDERVPVDGLTFGVRVLDRFLDAS, encoded by the coding sequence GTGAGCCAGACGGACCCGGCCAAGGGCGTCACCGGTGAGGACGAGGTCGTGGACCTCTGCCGCGAGCTGATCCGGATCGACACCAGCAACTACGGCGACCACTCCGGCCCCGGCGAGCGCAAGGCGGCCGAGTACGTCGCCGAGAAGCTCGCCGAAGTGGGCCTGGAGCCGCAGATCTTCGAGTCCCACCCGGGACGCGCCTCCACCGTCGCCCGGATCGAGGGCGAGGACCCGTCGCGGCCCGCCCTGCTGATCCACGGCCACACCGACGTCGTCCCCGCCAACGCCGACGACTGGACCCACCACCCCTTCTCCGGCGAGATCGCCGACGGGTGCGTGTGGGGGCGCGGGGCCGTCGACATGAAGGACATGGACGCGATGACCCTCGCGGTCGTCCGCGAGCGCATGCGCAGCGGCCGTAAGCCCCCGCGCGACATCGTCCTCGCCTTCCTCGCCGACGAGGAGGCCGGCGGCACCTACGGCGCCAAGCACCTGGTGCACCGGCACCCCGAGCTGTTCGAGGGCGTCACCGAGGCGATCGGCGAGGTCGGCGGGTTCTCCTTCACCGTCAACGAGAAGCTGCGCCTCTACCTCGTGGAGACCGCCGAGAAGGGCATGCACTGGATGCGGCTCACCGTCGACGGCACGGCCGGCCACGGCTCGATGACCAACGACGACAACGCCATCACCGAGCTGTGCGAGGCCGTCGCCCGGCTCGGCCGCCACAAGTGGCCGGTGAGGGTCACCAAGACCGTCCGCGCCTTCCTGGACGAGCTCTCCGACGCGCTCGGCACCGAGCTCGACCCGGAGGACATGGACGAGACCCTCGCCAAGCTCGGCGGCATCGCCCGCATGATCGGCACCACGCTGCGCAACTCCGCGGCGCCCACCCAGCTCGGCGCCGGCTACAAGGTCAACGTCATCCCCGGCCAGGCCACCGCGCACGTCGACGGCCGCTTCCTGCCCGGGTACGAGGAGGAGTTCCTCGCCGACCTCGACCGGATCCTCGGCCCGCGCGTTCGGCGCGAGGACGTGCACTCCGACAAGGCGCTGGAGACCGACTTCGACGGCCGGCTGGTCGACGCCATGCAGACCGCGCTCAGCGCCGAGGACCCGATCGCGCGCGCCGTGCCCTACATGCTCTCCGGCGGCACCGACGCCAAGTCCTTCGACGACCTGGGCATCCGCTGCTTCGGGTTCGCGCCGCTGAAGCTGCCCCCGGAGCTGGACTTCGCGGGCATGTTCCACGGTGTCGACGAGCGGGTGCCGGTCGACGGTCTCACGTTCGGCGTCCGTGTGCTCGACCGATTCCTCGACGCGTCCTGA
- the chpH gene encoding chaplin ChpH produces the protein MLKKVVAVAAATGGLVLAGAGMAAADSGAQGAAVHSPGVLSGNVVQVPVHVPVNVCGNTISVIGLLNPAFGNTCVNA, from the coding sequence ATGCTGAAGAAGGTCGTCGCCGTCGCGGCCGCCACCGGTGGTCTGGTTCTCGCGGGCGCGGGCATGGCCGCTGCCGACTCGGGTGCCCAGGGTGCCGCCGTGCACTCCCCGGGCGTCCTGTCCGGCAACGTCGTGCAGGTGCCGGTTCACGTCCCCGTGAACGTCTGCGGCAACACGATCTCCGTGATCGGGCTGCTGAACCCTGCCTTCGGCAACACCTGCGTCAACGCGTGA
- a CDS encoding chaplin family protein, whose protein sequence is MRQVTRKGLMTMAAATGVLAAAGGAAAHADSGATGGANGSPGVLSGNVVQAPVHVPVNVCGNTVNVVGILNPAVGNACANTGGSGGHGGSHAHGKASGSPGVASGNVVQVPVHVPVNVCGNSVDIIGVGNGTGDNRCANTGHDGGEPGEPGNPGEPGEPGEPGNPGEPGNPGEPGNPGEPGNPGEPGEPGNPGNPGEPGNPGEPGNPGEPGTPGTPDGPSSGNQPGAQSGPHGDAELAQTGSELPMGLVLPVGAGALLAGAVLYRKARAAA, encoded by the coding sequence ATGCGACAGGTCACCCGCAAGGGCTTGATGACCATGGCCGCCGCCACCGGTGTGCTCGCCGCCGCGGGCGGGGCCGCCGCCCACGCCGACTCCGGGGCCACGGGCGGTGCCAACGGCTCGCCGGGCGTGCTCTCCGGCAACGTGGTGCAGGCCCCGGTGCACGTGCCGGTGAACGTCTGCGGCAACACGGTCAACGTCGTCGGGATCCTCAACCCGGCGGTCGGCAACGCCTGCGCCAACACGGGCGGCTCCGGCGGCCACGGCGGCTCGCACGCCCACGGCAAGGCGAGCGGTTCGCCCGGCGTGGCCTCCGGCAACGTCGTGCAGGTTCCGGTGCACGTGCCGGTGAACGTCTGTGGCAACAGCGTCGACATCATCGGCGTGGGCAACGGCACGGGCGACAACCGCTGCGCCAACACGGGGCACGACGGCGGTGAGCCGGGGGAGCCGGGCAACCCCGGTGAGCCGGGGGAGCCGGGGGAGCCTGGCAACCCGGGGGAGCCCGGTAACCCTGGTGAGCCCGGTAATCCCGGTGAGCCTGGTAATCCCGGTGAGCCGGGAGAGCCTGGTAACCCTGGCAACCCGGGTGAACCCGGTAACCCTGGAGAGCCGGGTAACCCTGGTGAGCCCGGGACTCCCGGCACCCCGGACGGCCCCTCGTCCGGCAACCAGCCGGGCGCCCAGTCCGGCCCGCACGGCGACGCGGAACTCGCCCAGACCGGCAGCGAGCTGCCGATGGGACTCGTGCTGCCCGTCGGCGCGGGTGCGCTGCTCGCCGGCGCGGTCCTCTACCGCAAGGCGCGCGCCGCGGCGTGA
- a CDS encoding DUF5703 family protein: protein MPEYEFVDVYVPRGVSRKETARLLTDHAEYGHWELYRLTLMRDGSRRVRLRRRIIRQVRATW from the coding sequence ATGCCGGAATACGAATTTGTCGACGTGTACGTGCCGCGCGGGGTGTCCCGCAAGGAGACTGCGCGTCTGCTGACGGACCATGCCGAGTACGGTCACTGGGAGTTGTACCGCCTGACGCTGATGCGTGACGGCAGCCGCAGGGTGCGGCTGCGGCGGCGGATCATCCGCCAGGTGCGCGCCACCTGGTGA
- a CDS encoding helix-hairpin-helix domain-containing protein yields the protein MSTPETPEEPKSAADDAPAEGAQVSEAEAELAAQRLERERIERRKAERQGPITAGTALSGTAADLLAAVRAVESGEKPPATVFEEARPAPRRPAPEPARRAPVVSQGPAAPAEGTVGEVREVLAQGGAPAALAPPAASVLGEGAARVLRDDPWQLLRVPGVRPEQADGFARALLGGETGPADERRGRAVTVWLLEQAAPAGHTVLEMAALTEALGRQGVPAPEDAVRDAIAEGDVLVFQDGLGDDAGEDGGEAAESEEQPVQVLVGLERCALAEESLTDGLARLINSVPKQDGAGEDWERAAAAAEGSAGELIRAVAGHGLVLHTGGEAALAEPAALLDAAHAMGLRAWAATHGPVGRARFADRVDGPGVATVAGLLSGAEGPGRDPEGALALDLLVVLDAPQLDVETGALLTESLPDGARLVLSGDPGVLWSVGPGRVFADLLAVRACPQIASRRPDPGPLGELVSGIGVGELLQVEAPGKEVVIVPVRDAGEAVHRTVQLVVDSVPRAIGVPAEETQVITPGHGGAVGTRVLNAALKERLNPGPGRFGGFDPGDRVAYSPAHGRTLPGRVVGADDEGLRLDCAGERIVVPRERVEQSVRHGWALTAHQAVGSRWPAAVVVLPGDAVPALSRPWIYTAFSRADRHLSVVHGVDQALPRAVAEVTAKPRTTRLPELLAPQLPTTPA from the coding sequence GTGAGCACGCCCGAGACCCCGGAGGAGCCGAAGAGCGCGGCGGACGACGCGCCCGCCGAGGGCGCGCAGGTGTCCGAGGCCGAGGCCGAGCTGGCCGCGCAGCGCCTGGAGCGGGAGCGGATCGAGCGGCGGAAGGCGGAGCGTCAGGGCCCGATCACGGCCGGGACCGCGCTGAGCGGCACGGCCGCGGACCTGCTCGCCGCCGTACGGGCCGTGGAGAGCGGCGAGAAGCCGCCCGCCACCGTGTTCGAGGAGGCCAGGCCGGCGCCCCGGCGTCCCGCGCCCGAGCCGGCGCGGCGGGCCCCGGTGGTGAGCCAGGGGCCCGCGGCTCCCGCCGAGGGCACCGTCGGGGAGGTCCGGGAGGTGCTGGCGCAGGGCGGTGCGCCCGCTGCTCTCGCCCCGCCGGCCGCCTCCGTGCTCGGGGAAGGCGCCGCTCGCGTGCTGCGGGACGATCCGTGGCAGCTGCTGCGGGTGCCGGGGGTGCGGCCCGAGCAGGCGGACGGGTTCGCGCGGGCGCTGCTCGGCGGGGAGACCGGGCCCGCCGACGAGCGGCGGGGCCGGGCCGTCACCGTCTGGCTGCTGGAGCAGGCCGCGCCGGCCGGGCACACGGTGCTGGAGATGGCCGCGCTCACCGAGGCGCTGGGCCGGCAGGGGGTGCCCGCTCCCGAGGACGCGGTGCGCGACGCCATCGCCGAGGGCGACGTCCTGGTCTTCCAGGACGGCCTGGGCGACGACGCCGGGGAGGACGGGGGCGAGGCCGCGGAGAGCGAGGAGCAGCCGGTCCAGGTCCTGGTGGGTCTGGAACGCTGCGCACTGGCCGAGGAGAGCCTCACCGACGGCCTGGCCCGCCTGATCAACTCGGTGCCCAAGCAGGACGGGGCGGGCGAGGACTGGGAGCGCGCGGCCGCCGCGGCGGAGGGCTCCGCGGGCGAGCTGATCCGCGCGGTCGCGGGGCACGGGCTGGTGCTCCACACCGGCGGGGAGGCCGCGCTGGCCGAGCCGGCCGCCCTCCTCGACGCGGCGCACGCCATGGGGCTGCGCGCCTGGGCCGCCACGCACGGCCCGGTCGGGCGGGCGCGGTTCGCGGACCGGGTGGACGGCCCCGGCGTCGCCACGGTCGCCGGGCTGCTGTCCGGTGCCGAGGGACCCGGGCGCGACCCGGAGGGCGCGCTGGCCCTGGACCTGCTGGTGGTGCTGGACGCGCCGCAGCTGGACGTGGAGACGGGCGCGCTGCTCACGGAGTCGCTGCCGGACGGGGCGCGCCTTGTGCTGTCCGGTGATCCCGGGGTGCTGTGGTCAGTTGGACCCGGGCGGGTGTTCGCGGACCTGCTGGCGGTGCGGGCCTGTCCGCAGATCGCCTCCCGGCGGCCGGACCCGGGGCCGCTCGGTGAGCTGGTCTCGGGGATCGGTGTCGGCGAGCTGCTCCAGGTGGAGGCGCCCGGCAAGGAGGTCGTCATCGTGCCCGTGCGGGACGCGGGCGAGGCGGTGCACCGGACCGTGCAGCTGGTGGTGGACTCGGTGCCGCGGGCCATCGGGGTGCCGGCGGAGGAGACGCAGGTCATCACGCCGGGGCACGGCGGCGCGGTCGGGACCCGCGTGCTGAACGCGGCGCTGAAGGAGCGGCTGAACCCGGGACCGGGCCGCTTCGGCGGCTTCGATCCCGGCGACCGGGTGGCGTACTCCCCCGCCCACGGGCGCACCCTGCCGGGCCGCGTGGTCGGGGCGGACGACGAGGGCCTGCGCCTGGACTGCGCGGGCGAGCGGATCGTGGTGCCGAGGGAGCGTGTGGAGCAGTCGGTACGGCACGGCTGGGCGCTGACCGCGCACCAGGCGGTGGGCTCCCGCTGGCCGGCGGCCGTCGTGGTGCTGCCCGGTGACGCGGTGCCCGCGCTGAGCCGCCCCTGGATCTACACGGCGTTCAGCCGCGCCGACCGGCACCTGTCGGTGGTCCACGGCGTCGACCAGGCCCTGCCCCGCGCCGTGGCCGAGGTCACGGCGAAGCCGCGGACGACCCGGCTGCCGGAGCTGCTGGCCCCGCAGCTGCCGACGACGCCCGCCTGA
- a CDS encoding aldo/keto reductase, translating into MEQRHLGRTGLRVSRIGLGTLTWGRDTDEHDAAELLKTFWDAGGTLVDTADVYGDGDAEYLLGRLMDGLVPRRDLVISTKAGSVPDPDRRFDGSRGHLLSALDASLARLGTDYVDVWHVHAYDPATPLEETLQALDIAVSSGRARYAGVSNYCGWQLAKAATWQLAAPGARTRLASTQMEYSLLQRGVEREVLPAAIDLGIGMLPSSPLGRGVLTGKYRNDATPVDSRGASEHLAPFVAPYLDDTASRIVDAVTTAADGLAVTALQVALAWVRDRPGVTAPVVGARTAQQLSAALSVEALSLPDEICRALDDVSAPVHRYPDHDWSTL; encoded by the coding sequence ATGGAGCAGAGGCATCTCGGCCGTACCGGCCTGCGTGTGTCCCGGATCGGGCTCGGGACCCTCACCTGGGGCCGCGACACCGACGAGCACGACGCGGCAGAGCTCTTGAAGACGTTCTGGGACGCCGGCGGGACGCTCGTCGACACGGCCGACGTCTACGGCGACGGGGACGCCGAGTACCTGCTCGGACGGCTGATGGACGGGCTGGTGCCGCGCCGGGACCTGGTGATCTCCACGAAGGCCGGCAGCGTGCCCGACCCCGACCGCCGGTTCGACGGCTCACGCGGGCATCTGCTGTCCGCCCTGGACGCCTCCCTGGCCCGCCTCGGCACCGACTACGTCGACGTGTGGCACGTCCACGCCTACGACCCCGCCACCCCGCTGGAGGAGACGCTCCAGGCGCTGGACATCGCCGTCTCCAGCGGCCGGGCGCGCTACGCGGGCGTCTCCAACTACTGCGGCTGGCAGCTCGCCAAGGCGGCGACCTGGCAGTTGGCCGCGCCCGGCGCGCGCACCCGCCTGGCGAGCACCCAGATGGAGTACTCCCTGCTGCAGCGCGGGGTGGAGCGGGAGGTGCTGCCCGCCGCGATCGACCTGGGCATCGGCATGCTGCCGTCCTCCCCGCTCGGACGGGGCGTGCTCACCGGCAAGTACCGCAACGACGCGACCCCGGTGGACTCGCGCGGCGCCTCGGAGCACCTCGCGCCGTTCGTCGCCCCCTATCTGGACGACACGGCGAGCCGGATCGTGGACGCCGTGACGACCGCGGCCGACGGGCTCGCCGTGACCGCGTTGCAGGTGGCGCTCGCCTGGGTCCGCGACCGGCCCGGGGTGACCGCGCCCGTCGTGGGCGCCCGCACGGCGCAGCAGCTGTCGGCGGCGTTGTCAGTGGAGGCGCTTAGTCTTCCTGACGAGATCTGCCGGGCGCTCGACGACGTGTCGGCTCCCGTGCACCGCTATCCCGATCACGACTGGAGCACGCTGTGA
- a CDS encoding LLM class F420-dependent oxidoreductase yields the protein MQLGINLGYWGAGMDADNLAVAQEADRLGYAVCWAAEAYGSDAATVLAFVAARTERIDVGSAIFQIPARQPAMTAMTAATLDSLSGGRFRLGLGVSGPQVSEGWYGVTFDKPLARTREYVEIIRRAMTRERLSFDGEHWTLPLPGGPGKPLKLTVHPQREHIPLYIAAIGPKNLEQTGEIADGALLIFPSAEHLEDTAVRHLRAGREKAGKTLDGFDICPTLPLAVGDDKDLATLADTFRPYTALYVGGMGSRKQNFYNQLARRMGYEQEAAEIQDKYLSGDKQGAAAAVPHDLIDGTTLLGSVDRIADRMKAYAAAGVTTLTLAPAGFTLDERLSSLRAGVEALERAGLA from the coding sequence ATGCAGCTAGGGATCAACCTCGGCTACTGGGGCGCCGGAATGGACGCGGACAACCTCGCCGTGGCCCAGGAGGCCGACCGGCTCGGCTACGCGGTCTGCTGGGCGGCAGAGGCCTACGGCTCCGACGCCGCCACCGTCCTCGCCTTTGTCGCCGCCCGCACCGAGCGCATCGACGTCGGCTCCGCCATCTTCCAGATTCCGGCCCGCCAGCCGGCCATGACCGCGATGACCGCGGCCACCCTGGACTCCCTCTCCGGCGGCCGCTTCCGCCTCGGCCTCGGCGTCTCCGGCCCGCAGGTCTCCGAGGGCTGGTACGGCGTCACGTTCGACAAACCGCTCGCCCGCACCCGCGAGTACGTCGAGATCATCCGCAGGGCGATGACCCGCGAGCGCCTCTCCTTCGACGGCGAGCACTGGACCCTGCCCCTCCCCGGCGGCCCGGGCAAGCCCCTGAAGCTCACCGTGCATCCGCAGCGCGAGCACATCCCGCTGTACATCGCCGCGATCGGCCCGAAGAACCTGGAGCAGACCGGCGAGATCGCCGACGGCGCCCTGCTGATCTTCCCGTCCGCCGAGCACCTGGAGGACACCGCCGTCCGCCACCTGCGCGCGGGCCGCGAGAAGGCCGGCAAGACCCTCGACGGCTTCGACATCTGCCCCACGCTCCCGCTCGCCGTGGGCGACGACAAGGACCTCGCCACGCTCGCCGACACCTTCCGCCCCTACACGGCGCTGTACGTCGGCGGCATGGGCAGCCGCAAGCAGAACTTCTACAACCAGCTCGCACGCCGCATGGGTTACGAGCAGGAGGCCGCCGAGATCCAGGACAAGTACCTGTCCGGCGACAAGCAGGGCGCTGCCGCCGCCGTCCCGCACGACCTGATCGACGGCACCACGCTGCTCGGCTCGGTCGACCGCATCGCCGACCGCATGAAGGCCTACGCCGCCGCCGGTGTCACCACCCTCACCCTCGCCCCGGCGGGCTTCACCCTCGACGAACGGCTCTCCTCGCTGCGTGCCGGCGTCGAGGCGCTGGAGCGCGCGGGCCTCGCCTGA
- a CDS encoding ferritin-like domain-containing protein, giving the protein MLSAKSLFQEILDNDESFALFCSIAASGESQGGWENARIAALVPETQRDLAPKITRHGADEDKHGRIFNALLKKRGLEPVPVPPETDYTMLLERNGIGLAHDQLKRDEPLTVQDIVTYLAHSRVTEQRASEQMEQLRKHFADHPDLGRAVRMISNDEDNHLAYCHEELLRFAYAGHGRAIRRTLRECALAEIRVYRDVSLAVMAHMGRVLGWPKPKAALLAAGIHAMYLYERLGGWRRMVSLRMPERRDALGGPATPEPEAA; this is encoded by the coding sequence ATGCTGTCGGCAAAGAGCCTGTTCCAGGAGATCCTCGACAACGACGAGTCGTTCGCGCTGTTCTGTTCGATCGCCGCGAGCGGAGAGTCCCAGGGCGGCTGGGAGAACGCCCGTATCGCGGCGCTCGTGCCCGAGACCCAGCGGGACCTGGCCCCCAAGATCACCCGGCACGGCGCCGACGAGGACAAGCACGGCCGGATCTTCAACGCCCTGCTGAAGAAGCGCGGCCTGGAGCCCGTCCCGGTCCCGCCGGAGACCGACTACACGATGCTGCTGGAGCGCAACGGCATCGGCCTGGCGCACGACCAGCTCAAGCGCGACGAGCCGCTCACCGTGCAGGACATCGTCACCTACCTCGCCCACAGCCGGGTCACCGAGCAGCGCGCCTCCGAGCAGATGGAACAGCTCCGCAAGCACTTCGCCGACCACCCCGACCTCGGCCGCGCGGTGCGGATGATCTCCAACGACGAGGACAACCACCTGGCCTACTGCCACGAGGAACTGCTGCGCTTCGCCTACGCGGGCCACGGCCGTGCCATCCGGCGCACCCTGCGTGAGTGCGCGCTCGCCGAGATCCGCGTCTACCGCGACGTCAGCCTCGCCGTGATGGCGCACATGGGCCGCGTCCTCGGCTGGCCGAAGCCCAAGGCGGCGCTCCTCGCGGCGGGCATCCACGCCATGTACCTGTACGAACGCCTGGGCGGCTGGCGCCGCATGGTCTCGCTGCGGATGCCCGAGCGGCGCGACGCGCTGGGCGGCCCGGCGACCCCGGAACCGGAAGCGGCGTGA
- the corA gene encoding magnesium/cobalt transporter CorA: MIVDCGVYREGHRSEGPKDFSDALDEARSAGGFVWIGLHEPTAEEFDLVAREFGLHPLAVEDALKAHQRPKLEVYDDSVFVVLKPVVYEPDSDTVSSGEIMIFLGDSFAVTVRHGEGAPLDAVRDRLEREPELLDEGATAVLYAVADAVVDHYLEVATELQTDLEELETEVFTPDAGGSRKTASRIYGFKRQILEFRRATVPLATPMARLAGAGTSGARVPFVEDGARPYFRDVHDHLTRVNESVEGLDRLVSDVLSAHLAQVGVQQNDDMRKISAWAAMAVVPTMIAGIYGMNFEHMPELHWRWSYPVVIAAMAALEVLLFRTFKRRGWL, encoded by the coding sequence GTGATCGTCGATTGTGGCGTCTACCGGGAGGGGCACCGGTCGGAGGGCCCCAAGGACTTCTCCGACGCACTGGACGAGGCACGGTCGGCGGGAGGTTTCGTCTGGATCGGGCTGCACGAGCCGACGGCGGAGGAGTTCGACCTGGTCGCCCGCGAGTTCGGGCTGCATCCGCTGGCGGTTGAGGACGCCCTCAAGGCGCATCAGCGGCCCAAGCTGGAGGTCTACGACGACTCGGTGTTCGTGGTCCTGAAGCCGGTGGTGTACGAGCCGGACAGCGACACCGTCTCCTCCGGAGAGATCATGATCTTCCTGGGCGACTCGTTCGCGGTGACCGTACGGCACGGGGAGGGTGCCCCTCTGGACGCGGTGCGGGACCGGCTGGAACGGGAGCCGGAGCTGCTGGACGAGGGTGCGACGGCGGTGCTGTACGCGGTCGCCGACGCCGTGGTCGACCACTACCTGGAGGTGGCGACCGAGCTGCAGACCGACCTGGAGGAGCTGGAGACGGAGGTCTTCACCCCCGACGCGGGCGGTTCCCGCAAGACCGCGTCCCGGATCTACGGCTTCAAGCGGCAGATCCTGGAGTTCCGCCGGGCCACCGTGCCGCTCGCGACGCCCATGGCCCGGCTGGCGGGGGCCGGCACGTCCGGGGCGCGGGTGCCGTTCGTCGAGGACGGGGCGCGGCCCTACTTCCGTGACGTCCATGACCACCTCACCCGGGTGAACGAGTCGGTGGAGGGCCTGGACCGCCTGGTCTCGGACGTCCTGTCGGCGCACCTGGCGCAGGTGGGTGTGCAGCAGAACGACGACATGCGGAAGATCTCCGCCTGGGCGGCCATGGCCGTCGTCCCCACGATGATCGCGGGGATCTACGGGATGAACTTCGAGCACATGCCCGAGCTGCACTGGAGGTGGTCGTATCCCGTGGTGATCGCGGCGATGGCCGCCCTGGAGGTGCTGCTGTTCCGCACCTTCAAACGCCGGGGGTGGCTGTAG
- a CDS encoding DUF3090 domain-containing protein, protein MSRQVFLYDQPERFVAGTVGLPGRRTFFLQATAGSRVTSVALEKTQVAALAERMDELLDEVVRRSGGSAAVPAMAPTEITDTAPLDTPVEEEFRVGTMALAWDGEEQRMIVEAQALVELDAESEEDLAEAEERLLQDEENGPPMLRVRLTGAQARAFAKRALDVVNAGRPPCPLCSLPLDPEGHVCPRQNGYRRGA, encoded by the coding sequence GTGTCCCGTCAGGTGTTCCTCTACGACCAACCGGAACGTTTCGTGGCCGGCACGGTCGGACTGCCAGGGCGCCGTACGTTCTTCCTCCAGGCCACCGCCGGCTCCCGGGTGACCAGCGTGGCCCTGGAGAAGACGCAGGTCGCGGCGCTCGCCGAGCGGATGGACGAACTGCTCGACGAGGTCGTACGGCGCAGCGGCGGCAGCGCGGCGGTGCCCGCCATGGCACCGACCGAGATCACCGACACCGCCCCGCTGGACACCCCCGTCGAGGAGGAGTTCCGCGTCGGCACCATGGCGCTCGCCTGGGACGGTGAGGAGCAGCGGATGATCGTGGAGGCGCAGGCGCTGGTCGAACTGGACGCCGAATCCGAGGAGGACCTCGCCGAGGCGGAGGAGCGGCTGCTCCAGGACGAGGAGAACGGCCCCCCGATGCTCCGCGTCCGCCTCACCGGGGCGCAGGCGCGGGCCTTCGCCAAGCGCGCCCTGGACGTCGTCAACGCGGGCCGCCCGCCGTGCCCGCTGTGCAGTCTCCCGCTCGACCCGGAAGGACACGTATGTCCGCGCCAGAACGGATACCGCCGCGGAGCGTGA